Genomic window (Candidatus Binatia bacterium):
GCGTGATCAATGCCGATTGCGCGCACGGCGTCTTCATCGTCACGGGCACGATCGAGGCGACCCTTTAGCTCCTCGGGAATCCTGGCGCCGCACATTGAGGTGAAGCGCTCGATTTGCGCCACGTTGGTTATCGGCATGATGCCCGGGATGATCGGCACGCGGATGCCGAGGGCATGGGCGCGGTCGACGAAAGCGAAGTAATCGGAGTTGTCGAAGAACAGTTGCGTGATGACGAAGTCCAAGCCGGCATCGGCCTTGATCTTCAGGTGCTCCAGATCCAGAGCCAGATTGCGGCACTCGACATGGCCCTCCGGGTAACCCGCGCCGCCAAGGGAAAAGGAGAAGCCGCGCTCGCGGATGTGACCGACGAGTTCGGAGGCAAACCCGAAACCATCGGCCGGCCGCACGAAGTGCGGCTGATCGGACGGGGGGTCGCCCCGCAGGGCGAGCACGTTTTCAATGCCGCTCTTATCGAGTTGCTCCAACACCGAGTCGATCTCGTGGCGATTGGCGCCGACACAGGTCAGGTGCGCCATCGCCTCGATCCCGATCTCGAACTTGATGCGGCGGACCAGCTCGACGGTCTTCTGTCTGGTGCTGCCGCCGGCGCCATAGGTGACGGAGACGAAGCTCGGGTGCAGCTGACGCAGGCGGTCGATCGTCCGGTACAAATTCTGTTCGCCCTGAGCCGTCTTCGGCGGAAAAAACTCGAAGGAAAACAGCGGGCCATCGGCGCGAATGAGGTCGCTGATACGCATGCATGCCGAAGTTACAGGAAATCCAGGGCAGTGAGCAATGGGAGAAGGCGCGGCCGCTTGCGTCAGGGCAACCCCTCTGTGCATATTTCGCTCGGAGGTCTGTATGGGGGTGTTGCGGTCCGCCGTCTGGGCAGTCGTGGCGTTGGCAGGTGCAACCGCGCTGGGAATGATCGCTCTGGTTCGGGGCGAGCACATCAGCGTGGCCTGGCTGCTCATCGCCGCCATTGCCACCTATGCGGTGGGCTACCGCTTTTACAGCAAGTTCTTGGCGGCGCGTGTGCTGATGCTCGACGATCTGCGGGTGACGCCGGCCGAGCGTATCAATGACGGGCGAGATTTCGTTCCCACCCACCGTTGGGTCGTGTTCGGCCACCATTTCGCCGCCATTGCGGGTCCTGGCCCTCTGATCGGCCCCACCCTGTGTGCGCAGTTCGGCTACCTGCCGGGGACTTTGTGGATCATCCTCGGGGCCGTTCTGGGCGGGGCGGTGCAGGACTTCTTGATCCTCACCGGCTCCCTGCGCCGCGACGGTAAGTCGCTCGGACAGATGGCGCGGGAGGAGATCGGGGTGTGCGGCGGCTTCGCGGCGCTTGCCGGCGTGCTGCTCATCATGGTCATCCTGATGGCGGTGCTCGGCCTGGTCATCGTCAACGCACTCAAGGGCAGTCCGTGGGGCACTTTCACGGTGGGGGCCACGATCCCGATCGCGCTCCTGATGGGTTGGTACATGCGCTTCATACGGCCGGGCAGGGTGGCCGAGGCAACCGTCTGGGGACTGGCGCTGGTGCTCCTGGCCGTGGTGGGTG
Coding sequences:
- the metF gene encoding methylenetetrahydrofolate reductase [NAD(P)H] — protein: MRISDLIRADGPLFSFEFFPPKTAQGEQNLYRTIDRLRQLHPSFVSVTYGAGGSTRQKTVELVRRIKFEIGIEAMAHLTCVGANRHEIDSVLEQLDKSGIENVLALRGDPPSDQPHFVRPADGFGFASELVGHIRERGFSFSLGGAGYPEGHVECRNLALDLEHLKIKADAGLDFVITQLFFDNSDYFAFVDRAHALGIRVPIIPGIMPITNVAQIERFTSMCGARIPEELKGRLDRARDDEDAVRAIGIDHATAQCRELLDHSAPGIHFYTLNQSPATRAIFERLKG